A window of Corythoichthys intestinalis isolate RoL2023-P3 chromosome 14, ASM3026506v1, whole genome shotgun sequence contains these coding sequences:
- the and2 gene encoding actinodin2, translated as MASRSLIHAGFLLALIFLPEFLGAIPLEPQKEEEVHAVTEDVKAEVMANLKKLVRQRRNAPVVAVPQFQRLPDFWGWYKYFMDSHNQEGVEDLDRLYMAYLQNKHRSEEGPTFNHYLTHLSEIYKACADSDDPECISESTSKPKAAVVMPAPIKSAAVRMCNPYIDPYCLFPLTSKAAAPEPEPAPVKAPAPILTPMLPMPLKSPTGFYYYAPVLEPFLSHEQKAELLRICNHEDVECLQYHLRAAYGYRPAPGPAPSYAALKCDPKDPYCRPILAQKAPSGYYHLLSPSCDPAVDPLCVGDVAPAGLAADSAPQEQHCNPLFDAGCNPLTATKLSSLTKPVLEYTAKGQPAHVAAPLTCDPRYDPYCILKVAAALRKPQPQLPEQQVRYKLGIPGKTKEGYDCYVHYDKDCTPTQPQLKAKALTEPRCHPFDPTCGKFSAPAAVQARGTGQGDIIFPDPDCDPELDYNCRLRRADASDEKVAEKLAKEPKKATKSSVRYYDFLRGLMSQRK; from the exons AGTTCCTTGGGGCCATACCGCTGGAGCCGCAAAAGGAGGAGGAAG TTCATGCGGTGACAGAAGATGTGAAGGCTGAAGTCATGGCCAACCTGAAAAAACTGGTGCGACAAAGGAGGAACGCACCTGTTGTGGCAGTGCCCCAGTTCCAACGTCTCCCCGACTTCTGGGGCTGGTACAAGTACTTCATGGACAGTCACAACCAGGAAGGG GTTGAGGATTTGGACCGTCTGTATATGGCGTACCTCCAGAACAAGCATAGGTCTGAGGAGGGCCCCACCTTTAATCATTACCTCACACACCTGAGCGAAATCTACAAAGCCTGTGCTGACTCTGACGACCCAGAATGCATCTCTGAGTCCACCAGCAAGCCCAAGGCGGCTGTAGTGATGCCAGCCCCCATCAAGTCCGCCGCTGTCCGGATGTGCAACCCCTACATCGACCCATACTGCCTTTTCCCGTTGACCTCCAAGGCCGCCGCTCCCGAACCGGAGCCGGCCCCTGTTAAGGCGCCTGCCCCTATCCTCACCCCCATGCTGCCCATGCCCCTGAAGAGCCCTACAGGCTTTTACTACTATGCCCCTGTCCTGGAGCCATTCCTGAGCCACGAGCAAAAGGCTGAGCTGCTGCGAATCTGCAACCATGAGGACGTAGAGTGTCTCCAGTACCACCTGAGGGCAGCGTACGGCTACCGCCCCGCCCCGGGTCCCGCGCCGTCATACGCTGCCCTCAAATGCGACCCTAAGGACCCTTACTGCAGGCCAATCTTGGCACAAAAAGCTCCCTCTGGGTACTATCACCTACTCAGCCCAAGCTGCGACCCTGCTGTGGATCCTCTTTGCGTGGGCGACGTCGCACCCGCCGGCCTGGCTGCTGACTCGGCGCCTCAGGAGCAGCACTGTAACCCGTTGTTCGACGCCGGCTGCAACCCGCTGACCGCCACCAAGCTGTCTAGCCTTACCAAGCCTGTGCTGGAGTACACCGCAAAAGGCCAACCCGCTCACGTCGCCGCTCCCCTGACCTGCGACCCCCGCTATGATCCCTACTGCATACTTAAAGTCGCCGCTGCCCTGCGCAAGCCCCAACCACAGCTCCCAGAGCAACAG GTCCGCTACAAGCTGGGCATCCCCGGCAAGACCAAGGAGGGCTACGATTGCTATGTGCACTATGACAAAGACTGCACCCCGACACAGCCTCAGCTAAAAGCCAAGGCTCTGACCGAGCCCCGCTGCCACCCCTTCGACCCCACCTGCGGGAAGTTTTCGGCACCTGCCGCAGTCCAAGCCCGGGGAACCGGCCAGGGCGACATCATCTTTCCCGACCCGGACTGCGACCCTGAGCTTGACTACAACTGTCGACTGCGCCGAGCTGATGCTTCTGATGAGAAAGTGGCGGAAAAGCTCGCCAAAGAACCTAAGAAGGCCACAAAATCCAGCGTTCGCTACTATGACTTCCTTCGTGGCCTCATGAGCCAGCGCAAGTAG